A single window of Nicotiana sylvestris chromosome 5, ASM39365v2, whole genome shotgun sequence DNA harbors:
- the LOC104226088 gene encoding GDSL esterase/lipase EXL3-like, whose amino-acid sequence MSELPNLYTMLYSRLVMNGMLFSLYKVFVMLISSSCCEAKVKLPPNVVVKAVYAFGDSIVDQGNNNNILTTPVKCNFPPYGKDFMGGIPTGRFSNAKTPPDMIAKELGLKELIPAYPDPNLKDEDLKTGVSFASGGSGYDPRTSTINSAIPLSAQLNHFLEYIGKLKELVGEEEGNYILNNSLFILVAGSVDIAGLTGSYYEDVIRQKLYDIDSYTNLLAAYAFDFVQELYKLGARNIAFLGVPPLGCLPAQRTLAGGPARMCAEEYNQASELANTKFSIAIDSLHKKFPQYKLVFIDAYNSLLDCIVNPQKYGLEEVQKGCCGSGNIEVSILCNKFSGICEDDTKYLFWDSYHLTEKGYRILVDRIIKNYTNSFS is encoded by the exons ATGTCTGAACTTCCAAACTTGTATACAATGTTGTATTCTCGTTTAGTGATGAATGGGATGTTGTTTTCTTTGTATAAAGTTTTTGTAATGTTAATAAGTAGTAGTTGTTGTGAAGCGAAGGTGAAGCTACCGCCCAACGTAGTAGTAAAGGCGGTTTATGCATTCGGAGATTCAATAGTGGATCAGGGAAATAATAACAATATTCTCACGACGCCAGTCAAATGTAATTTTCCACCTTATGGAAAGGACTTCATGGGCGGGATTCCAACCGGACGGTTCAGTAATGCCAAGACCCCACCGGATATGATAG CCAAAGAACTAGGTCTTAAAGAGCTGATACCAGCTTATCCAGATCCAAATCTAAAAGACGAAGATCTAAAAACTGGAGTAAGCTTTGCATCAGGAGGCAGTGGATATGACCCTCGAACATCTACAATCAAT TCAGCTATACCACTATCAGCACAATTAAATCATTTCCTAGAATACATTGGGAAGCTGAAGGAATTGGTTGGGGAAGAAGAAGGCAATTACATTTTAAACAATAGCTTATTCATACTGGTTGCTGGGTCTGTTGACATTGCTGGGCTTACTGGTAGCTACTACGAGGACGTAATTCGCCAAAAGCTGTACGATATCGACTCATATACCAACCTTCTAGCCGCCTATGCTTTCGACTTTGTCCAA GAATTGTACAAGTTGGGTGCAAGAAATATTGCATTTTTGGGAGTTCCACCATTAGGATGTTTGCCAGCGCAGAGAACATTGGCTGGAGGTCCAGCTAGAATGTGTGCTGAGGAATACAATCAAGCGTCGGAATTAGCCAACACCAAATTCTCAATTGCCATTGATTCGTTACACAAAAAGTTTCCTCAGTACAAACTTGTTTTCATCGATGCCTATAATTCTCTACTTGATTGCATAGTCAACCCTCAAAAATATG GACTTGAAGAAGTACAGAAAGGGTGTTGTGGCTCAGGAAACATAGAGGTATCCATACTATGCAACAAATTCAGTGGAATATGTGAAGATGACACAAAATATTTGTTTTGGGATAGTTATCATCTTACTGAGAAAGGTTATCGGATTCTAGTTGATCGAATCATAAAAAATTATACCAATAGTTTCTCGTAG